Proteins encoded by one window of Caldisalinibacter kiritimatiensis:
- a CDS encoding ABC transporter ATP-binding protein — translation MKAIQLKNITKSYDDTKILENFNLQIPHNEITCIIGPSGSGKSTILNLLSELLIPDSGEILNLNDKIVSYVFQSPRLLPWKTVKDNMKFVLDNKIEKNKLDEYIDGWLDAVELLDYKEYYPNQMSGGMKQRLALARGFAVPGNLLLMDEPFKGLDAPLRFKMVELIKKLWEKQKKTIVFVTHDIQEALLLGHSIIALGKKPVKIIENLTIDIPLNERKIGCVRLAKLEGYLFDLVEEGSLYKRHNKMNKHCCFENKSFLNIGSHYRKSSMT, via the coding sequence ATGAAGGCAATACAGTTAAAAAATATAACTAAAAGTTATGATGATACCAAAATATTGGAAAATTTTAACTTACAGATACCTCATAATGAAATAACATGCATAATCGGTCCGTCGGGTAGTGGAAAGTCAACTATTTTAAATCTTTTATCAGAACTTTTAATTCCTGATTCAGGAGAAATTTTAAATTTAAATGATAAAATTGTAAGTTATGTATTTCAAAGTCCAAGACTTTTACCGTGGAAAACAGTAAAAGATAATATGAAATTTGTTTTAGATAATAAAATAGAGAAGAATAAATTAGATGAATATATTGATGGTTGGCTTGATGCTGTAGAATTGCTAGATTATAAAGAATACTATCCAAATCAGATGAGCGGTGGTATGAAGCAAAGGTTAGCTTTAGCAAGAGGGTTTGCAGTTCCAGGGAATTTGCTTCTTATGGATGAGCCATTTAAAGGATTAGATGCACCACTAAGATTTAAAATGGTAGAATTAATAAAGAAGCTTTGGGAGAAACAAAAAAAGACAATAGTATTTGTTACACATGATATTCAGGAGGCTCTTTTATTAGGACATAGTATAATAGCACTAGGTAAAAAACCTGTTAAGATTATTGAAAATCTAACGATAGATATTCCACTTAATGAGAGAAAAATAGGTTGTGTAAGATTGGCTAAGCTAGAAGGCTATTTGTTTGATTTAGTAGAAGAAGGAAGCTTGTACAAAAGACATAACAAAATGAATAAACATTGTTGCTTTGAAAATAAAAGCTTTTTAAATATCGGTTCTCATTATAGAAAATCGTCTATGACTTAA
- a CDS encoding DUF503 domain-containing protein, protein MIIGSCEIELLIYEANSLKEKRHVIKSIIARIQSRYNVSICEVDLHDTWRKSVIGFACVSNSTSHANSMISKVLKYIENDSRVEIISHHIEIL, encoded by the coding sequence ATGATAATTGGTTCCTGTGAGATAGAATTATTAATATATGAAGCAAATTCATTGAAGGAAAAAAGACATGTAATAAAGAGTATAATAGCAAGGATACAGTCTAGATATAATGTATCTATTTGTGAAGTAGATTTACATGATACTTGGAGAAAGTCAGTTATAGGATTTGCATGTGTTTCTAATAGCACATCTCATGCTAATAGTATGATATCAAAGGTATTAAAATATATTGAAAATGATAGTAGAGTAGAGATTATTAGTCATCATATAGAAATATTATAG
- the nth gene encoding endonuclease III gives MKKILNKKEINKVLQILNDLYPEAKSELNYTNAFELLIATILAAQCTDKRVNIITKDLFEKYKKPEDYLELTQEELGELIKSCGFYRNKSRNILKTCEILVNEYNGKVPQTREELMKLPGVGRKTANVVISNAFGKDAIAVDTHVFRVSNRIGLADSDSVDDTEKDLMTNIQKNLWSKAHHWLIFHGRRICKARKPKCEICPLTKYCLYYKELRDKNA, from the coding sequence ATGAAAAAAATATTGAATAAAAAAGAAATTAATAAAGTGTTACAAATACTAAATGACCTTTATCCAGAGGCTAAATCAGAACTCAATTACACAAATGCCTTTGAACTATTGATAGCTACAATATTGGCGGCACAATGTACAGATAAAAGAGTAAATATAATTACTAAGGATTTATTTGAAAAGTATAAAAAGCCTGAGGATTATCTTGAATTAACACAAGAAGAATTAGGGGAATTAATAAAAAGTTGTGGATTTTATAGAAATAAGAGTAGGAATATATTAAAAACATGCGAAATACTAGTTAATGAATATAACGGTAAGGTACCACAAACTAGAGAAGAACTTATGAAGCTACCAGGAGTAGGACGAAAAACAGCTAATGTGGTTATAAGTAATGCGTTTGGCAAAGATGCAATTGCAGTAGATACCCACGTGTTTAGAGTATCAAATAGAATAGGGTTAGCTGATAGTGATAGCGTAGATGATACAGAAAAAGATTTAATGACTAATATACAGAAAAACTTATGGTCTAAAGCTCATCACTGGCTTATATTCCACGGAAGAAGAATATGCAAAGCAAGAAAACCAAAATGTGAAATTTGCCCTTTAACAAAGTATTGTTTATATTATAAGGAATTAAGAGATAAAAACGCATAA